The proteins below are encoded in one region of Arenibacter algicola:
- a CDS encoding conjugal transfer protein TraK yields the protein MKTPYKNIYKVLDQNRFIVWSLVISTTVTCVVAIFSMLKMHRETVDKVFMVNTDGDVIPLKLVSQKENLGVEVLSHLELFHTYFYNIDPGNYEKNLEKALWLGNSSVDALYKQKKSDGVYNRLLQYSLVQKVLRIESEIEISQEPYTFRTTTLFEINRGKVTDTYELVTTGNLIHVDRNFPKNTHGLLITDYFENSLKKVQNEN from the coding sequence ATGAAAACACCTTATAAAAATATCTACAAAGTCCTTGACCAAAATCGGTTCATAGTTTGGTCATTGGTCATCAGCACCACGGTGACCTGTGTCGTAGCCATTTTTTCCATGCTAAAAATGCACAGGGAAACCGTCGACAAGGTCTTTATGGTGAACACCGATGGGGACGTGATACCCTTGAAACTGGTTTCCCAAAAAGAAAATCTGGGGGTGGAAGTCCTGTCCCATTTGGAACTGTTCCACACTTACTTCTACAACATTGACCCGGGCAACTACGAAAAGAACTTGGAAAAAGCGCTGTGGTTGGGCAACAGTTCGGTGGATGCCCTGTACAAACAGAAAAAATCGGATGGGGTCTATAACCGCCTATTACAATATTCCCTAGTACAGAAGGTACTCCGGATCGAATCCGAGATAGAGATTTCCCAAGAACCCTATACTTTTCGAACCACTACCCTATTCGAGATCAATCGGGGCAAAGTAACGGATACTTATGAATTGGTGACTACGGGCAATCTGATCCACGTGGACCGGAACTTTCCCAAGAACACCCACGGACTTTTGATCACTGACTATTTCGAGAACTCTTTAAAAAAGGTACAGAATGAAAATTGA